Within the Arthrobacter sp. V1I7 genome, the region GTGACGGCGACGGTGGCGAGTCCCCCGCCGGGAACACCGAAGCTGATCGTCCACGGCGCCGGTGCGCCCAGGCGCCAGCCGGTGGTGCTGGCCCAGGGGGACCCCGCCGTTGCCAGGCCCAGGGTGTGGCCCCGGGCCTGAGCCTGAACCCAGAAGGGCATCGCCGCGGCAATAAGCTCGGCATCCCCGACGCGCCGGAAGCTGAAGTCCGGCATCCTGCGTTCGATCAGGCCGGTGTCCAGCCGGCCGGCCCGGACGTCGGCGTCGTTGATCAGCAGGCGCAGGTACTCGACGTTCGTCTCGACGCCGAGCACGGTATACCGGGCGAGGGCCGCGTCGAGCTTGTCCAGCGCGGCCGCGCGGTCCGCTCCCCAGGCAATGACCTTGGAGAGCATGGGGTCGTAATCACTGGAGATTACGAGCCCTTCCCGCAGTGAGGAATCGATCCGGAGGGCCGGATCCGCTGACGCCGGGCTGAGGGCCGCACGGTCTTCCTTCGCGGTGAAGACCGTGCCCCGCTCATCCAGGAGCGCCACCTCGCCGCCCGAGGGCAGGAAATTCCGTTCCGGAATCTCCGCATAGACGCGCGCCTCGACGGAATGACCGTTGAGTACGACGTCGTCCTGCGTCACCGTGAGCGCCTCGCCGGCGGCGATCCGGACCTGCCATTCGACGAGGTCGACGCCCGTCACCATCTCGGTCACCGGGTGCTCGACCTGCAGGCGGGTGTTCATCTCCATGAAGAAGAACTCGTCCGGCGCGTTGTCCGAGACCAGGAACTCCACGGTACCGGCGCCGCTGTAATGAACGCTGCGTGCCGCGTTGCAGGCGGCTTCGCCGATCCGGGCGCGGGTGGCGCCACCGTCGTCCAGTGCCTCCAGCAGCGGCGATGGTGCTTCCTCGATGACCTTCTGGTGGCGGCGCTGCAGCGAGCACTCGCGCTCCCCCAGATGGATGACGTTGCCGTGGTTGTCCGCCAGGACCTGGACCTCGATGTGGCGCGGCGTGAGGACCAGCCGCTCCAAGAAGAGGGTGTCGTCGCCGAAGGCGCTCGCCGCGACCCGGCGGGCGGTGGCCAGGGTGGCCTCCAGCTCGTCGGGCCGCTCCACGATGTGCATCCCCTTGCCGCCGCCGCCGGCGGAGGGCTTGATCAGCAGCGGGAAGCCGACGCCGGCCGCGGCCCCGATCAGCTGCGCGTCGGTCATCCCGGGTTCGGCGGCGCCCGGGACGACCGGAACGCCGTAGCCCGCGACGTGGTTCTTGGCGCGGATCTTGTCGCCCATGACGTTGAGGGATTCGACGCCGGGGCCGATGAAGGTGATGCCGGCGTCCGCCAGGGCCCGGGCGAAGTCGACGTTTTCGCTCAGGAAGCCGTAGCCCGGGTGCACCGCTTCGGCGCCGGTGCCGCGGCAGGCCTGGATGATGGCCTCGATCTTGAGGTAGCTCTCGGCGGCGGCCGCCGGGCCGATCCGGACGGCGACGTCGGCCTCGTGCACGTGGCGGGCGCCGGCGTCGGCGTCACTGTAGACGGCGACCGATCGGATGCCGAGGGCACGCAGGGTCCGGATCACGCGGCAGGCGATCTCGCCGCGGTTGGCCACCAGGACGGTGCCGAACAGGGGCTTCGGGGGTGTTGGGGTACGGCTCGGTGCTGGGGAAGTCACTGCTGGCTCACATCCGGAAAAGGCCGAAGGAGGTCTCCGGCAGCGGGGTGCGGGAGACGACGTCGAGCGCCAGTCCCAGGACGGTGCGGGTGTCCGCGGGGTCGATCACGCCGTCGTCCCAGAGGCGGGCGGTGGAGTAGTACGGGCTGCCCTGGTCCTCGTACTGCTGTTTGATCGGGGCCTTGAAGGCTTCCTCGTCCGCGGCGGACCATTCCTCGCCGCGGGCCTCGTACTGGTCGCGCTTCACGGTGGCGAGCACGCTGGAGGCCTGGTTGCCGCCCATCACGGAGATCCGGGAGGCCGGCCACATCCAGAGGAACCGGGGCGAGTAGGCCCGCCCGCACATGGAGTAGTTGCCGGCGCCGAAGGACCCGCCGATCACGACGGTCAGCTTGGGGACCCGGGCGGTGGCGACGGCGCTGACCATCTTGGCGCCGTTCTTGGCGATGCCACCCTGCTCGTAGTCCTTTCCCACCATGAAGCCGGAGAGATTCTGCAGGAAGATCAGCGGGATCCCGCGCTGGTCGCAAAGCTCGATGAAGTGGGCGCCCTTGAGCGAGGACTCGCTGAAGAGCACACCGTTGTTGGCCACGATGCCCACGGGGTGGCCGTGCACTTTCGCGAAGCCGGTGGCGAGCGTGGTGCCGTAGTTCTTCTTGAATTCGTGGAAGCGGCTGCCGTCCACGAGCCGGGCGATCACCTCGCGCACGTCGTACTGGGCGTTGACGTCGGTGGGGACGGCGCCGTAGAGCTCGTCCGGATCCGCCACGGGTTCGACGGCGGTGTCCACGTCCCAGGCGGGGGCTGTCGGCCTGGGCAGGGTGGAGACAATGTCCCGCACGATCTGCAGGGCGTGCTCATCGTTCTCGGCCAGGTGGTCGGTGACGCCGGAGATCTTCGAGTGCACCTCGCCGCCGCCGAGCTCCTCGGCGGTCACGATTTCGCCGATGGCCGCCTTCACCAGCGGTGGCCCACCGAGGAAGATGGTGCCCTGGTTCCGGACAATGACGGTTTCATCGCTCATGGCCGGGACGTACGCGCCGCCAGCGGTGCAGGAGCCCATCACCGAGGCGATTTGCGGGATTTTGGCCGCGGACATCTTGGCCTGGTTGAAGAAGATCCGCCCGAAGTGTTCCTTGTCCGGGAAGACCTCGTCCTGCTTTGGCAGGAAGGCGCCGCCGGAGTCCACCAGATAGATGCAGGGCAGGCGGTTCTCCAGCGCGATTTCCTGCGCCCTCAGATGCTTCTTCACGGTCATCGGGTAATAGGTGCCGCCCTTGACGGTCGCATCGTTGGAGATGACGAGGACCTGCCGGCCGTGGACCAGTCCGATGCCGGCAATGACCCCGGCGCCCGGGGAGTCATCGCCGTACATGCCGTTCGCAGCCAGCGGTGCGATTTCCAGGAACGGGCTGCCGTCGTCGAGCAGCTGGTCGATGCGTTCCCGCGGCAGCAACTTGCCGCGGGCCACATGGCGTTCGCGGGACTTCTCCGGCCCGCCCTGCGCAGCCCTGGCGAGCCGTTCCTTCAGCTCGCGGGCCAGCCCCAGCTGGGCTGCCCGGTTCGCGGCGTAGGCGGCGCTCGTGGCGTCCACCTGGCTGGCGATTGTCTCCATTGACTGCTTCCGTTCCCGGGCTCCGTGCCGGAGGCCCACCTTGCGGCCTTGCAGCCGCTTCGGTTAGTGACGCATAACTGAAATTTAGGTTAGTCTATATTAACTGTGATGTCCAACACGGGGCCACGTGAACAGCTGGATTTTGAGATGAGGGATGTGCCGGTGACCGAGCCCAGCCAGACTGCCCGGGTTGCGCAGCGGCCCACAACCCCGGCCGCGCCGGCCCAGGCCGCGGCAGCCCCGCCGGTGCAGGCCCAGGCCGCGCTGGCAACCGCGTCCGCGCCGACCCCGTCCGCGCCGGCCCAGGCCCCGCCAACCCAGGCCCCGCCAACCCAGCGCGGCCAGGCCAAGGAGAACAGACGGCAGGCGCTGCTCTCCGCTGCCGCCGCCCTATTCGCCGCGGATGGTTTCAACCGGGTGTCCCTGGAGGATCTCGGTTCGGCAGCGGGGGTCAGCGGCCCGGCCGTTTACCGGCACTTCGCCGGCAAGCAGGCCGTCCTCGGTGCCCTGCTGTTGAGCGTCAGCCAGGAGCTGCTCGACGGCGGCCGGCGGGTGGTAGCGGATTCCGACGGCGCCGCAGCGGCGTTGAGCGGCCTCGTCGAGTTCCATGTCGACTTTGCCTTGAGCAACCCGGACGTCATCCGGGTCCAGGACCAGGACTTCAGCAACCTCGCCCCGGACGACCAGGCCGAGGTGCGCACGCTCCAGCGCAACTACGTGGAACTCTGGGTCGAGGTGCTGGCAGGGCTGCACGTCGACACCGAGGCCGCCGAACTGCGGATGCGGGCGCAGGCCTCCTTCGGCCTGATCAACTCCACGCCCCACTCGGTCCGCAGCCACGGTCGCCGGATCGCCACCAAGCGAGCCCGCCCGCTGCTGGAGAGCATGGCCCTGGCCGCCCTGATGGCCCCCGCCGTCCCCGCTCCGCTCAACTGACCCGCCCCTTTCGCTGAGCCTCGCACACACGCTTCGAGCTGCGCCTCCGGGGGCACTTTGGCGCGGACACGCCGGGAATCAGCGGGCCGCCGTCGAACATTGCACTCAAAGTGCCCCCGGACGGATGCAACCCCGCACAGAACAAACTGCCAGCCGCCCCACCGGCTCAGCCACCCACGGCCCAGCCACTCCACGGACCTGCCGGGCGCGCTCCCGGGGGCACTTTGGCGCGGACACGCCGGGAATCAGCGGGCCGCCGTCGAACATTGCACTCAAAGCCCGGACGGATGCACACCCGCACAAGCAACCCCGAACAGAAAAAAGCTGCCGGCCGCCCCTCCTTCTCGGGAGGAACGGCCGGCAGCTTGCGAGCTGGGAATGCTAGGCCATGGCCAGGGCCATGCCCGGGTCGGCCAGGATGGTGCCGAGATCCTGCAGGAACCGTGAGCCCTGCTCGCCGTCGACCAGCCGGTGGTCGAAGGAGAGGCTGAGGGTCATGACCTGGCGCAGGGCCACGTCGTCCTGGTACTCCCAAGGCATCTTCCGGACGGCACCGAGGGCAAGGATGGCGGCCTCGCCCGGGTTGAGGATCGGCGTGCCGGCGTCGATGCCGAAGACACCGATGTTCGTGATCGAGATGGTTCCGCCGGAGAGCTCGGCGGGCGCAGTCCTGCCGTCGCGCGCCGTGTCAGTGAGTTCGGTCAGAGCCGTGGACAGTTCCTTCAGGGACAGCCGGTCCGCGTCCTTGATGTTCGGCACTGTCAGTCCCCGCGGAGTCGCCGCGGCAATGCCCAGGTTGACGTAGTTGAACTGGACGATCTCCTGGTTCGCCTCGTCCCACCGGGTATTGAGCGTGGGGTGGTTCCGCAGCGCGATCAGCACGGCCTTGGACACCAGCGTCAGCGGGGTGAGCTTGTAGCCGGCGAAAGCGCGGCTGGCCTTGAGCCGGGCCAGCAGTTCCATGGTCGCGGTGACATCGACGGTCAGGAACTCGGTGACGTGCGGGGCCGTGAAGGCACTGGAGACCATGGCGGCGGCGGTGAACTTGCGGACGCCCTTGATCGGTGTGCGCGTTTCCCGCGAAGCCTGCGCCTGTCCCAGGGCCGGGGCCGCCGCGCCGGCCAGGTCATGCGGTGCTACCGGCAGGTCCCCGCCGCCGACGAAATTCCGGACATCGTCCCGGGTGATCAGCCCGTGTTCGCCGGTGCCGGAAACGTCCTCCAGGTTGACCCCAAGGTCCTTCGCGAGCTTGCGGACCGGCGGCGTCGAACGCGGGCGCTCAGCCGGGCGGCCCGTTTCCGGGGCGGCGGGACGTTGTCCGGCCGGCCCGGCCACGGGGGTCGGCTGTACCGCCGGAGCCGGCTGTACCACGGGGGCCGGCCGTACCACCGGAGCCGGCCGTACCACCGGAGCCGGCTGTACCACCGGGCCGGGCACGGCCGCCGCCTCGGGCAACGGTACGGACGCAACGGCCGGCAACGGTTCGGACGCAACGGCCGGGGACGGTTCGGACACAACGGCCGGGGACGCGAAGTTGCGGACGCGGCGGGACGGACGGCCGGAGGCCTCGAGGACGGCGCCGTACCCGACCAGGTTCGGCTCGCGCTTGGCCGCCTGGCTGTCAGCCGAGTCAGCTGAGGCGGCTGAGGCGGCGGCGCCGTCGTCGCCCTCGACTTCGATGGACACGATCGGTTTCCCCACTTCGACCACGGTGCCCGGCTGCTCGTGCAGAGCAGTGATCACGCCAGCAAACGGGGAGGGCAGCTCGACGACTGCCTTGGCTGTCTCCACCTCGGCGATGATCTGGTTGAGCGAGACGGTATCCCCCACCCCGACCCTCCAGGCAACGATTTCCGATTCGGTGAGACCTTCGCCGAGGTCCGGCAGCCTGAATTCCTTAATCATGGCGGCGGTCATCCTTCCAGCCCGCTGAGGGAGTTGGGCCGGCCAAGGGCACGGTCGACGCCGTCCAGGATCCGGTCCAGGCCCGGCAGATGGTGCATTTCGAGCTTGGAGTATGGGTACGGGACATCGAAGCCGGTCACCCGGACCGGGGCGGCTTCGAGGTGGTAGAAGCAACGTTCGGTGATGCTGGCAGCCACTTCGGCGCCGAGCCCGCCGGACTGGCCCGCCTCGTGCGTGATGACGAGCCGCCCGGTTTTGCGGACCGAAGCTTCCAGCGTGACGAAGTCCAGCGGGGCCAGCGAACGCAGGTCGATGACTTCAACGGAAACGCCTTCATCCGCAGCGGCGAGGGCTGCGTCCTTGGCGGTCTTGACGAGGGGACCGTACGCCACCAGGGTCACGTCCTTGCCCTCGGTCACCACGCGGGCCTTCTCCATGGACAGCGCGGCACTGAGATCCAGGGACTCATCCACGTCGCCCTTGTCGTGGTAGCGGCGCTTCGGCTCGAAGTAAAGCACCGGATCGTCGCACGCAATGGCCTGCTGGATCATCGTGTGGGCATCCTGCGGGTTGGAGACGCTGACCACGCGAAGGCCGGAGGTGTGCGTGAAGTACGCCTCCGGGGATTCGGAGTGGTGTTCCGGCGAGCCAATGCCGCCGCCGAACGGAACGCGGATGGTGATCGGCATCTTGACGGCACCCTGGGTGCGGTAGTGCATCTTGGCGACCTGGCTGACGATCTGGTCGAACGCCGGGTAGATGAAGCCGTCGAACTGGATCTCCACCACCGGGCGGTACCCGCGGTACGCCAGGCCCACGGCGGTGCCCATGATGCCGGACTCGGCGAGCGGGGTGTCGACCACGCGGTGCCTGCCGAAGTCTTTCTGCAGGCCGTCAGTGACCCGGAAGACGCCACCGAGCGCGCCGATGTCCTCCCCCATCAGAATGACCTTGGGATCGTTTTCAAGGGACTTGCGCAGGCCCGAATTGATGGCTCGGGCAAAGGTCATCTGCGTCATCAGCGTGCACCTTCTTCAGAAGCGGCCTCTGCGGGATCGCCGAAGGAAGCCAGGTAGCGGGAATAGTGGTCCTGCTGGCGGTCGAGCCAGGAATTGGAGGTGCTGTAAACGTGCCTGAAGATATCCAGCGGCTGCGGCTCGGGCATGTTGATCGTGCCGGCCCGCAGCGCCTTGGCCACGGCGTCCGCCTTTGCGCTGACGGCGGCTTCGAACTCCGCGGTGAGCAGGCCCTTGCGTTCCAGCAGGGACTTCAGCCGGGAAATCGGATCCTTGGCGGCCCAGTCCTCGAGCTCGTTGGCGTCCCGGTAGCGGGTGGGATCATCCGCCGTCGTGTGCGGGCCCATCCGGTAAGTGACTGCCTCGATGAAAGTGGGACCTCCCCCGTGGCGTGCCCGGTCGAGGGCGACGCGCATCGCGGCCATCACCGCCAGGACGTCGTTGCCGTCCACGCGCATGCTGGGGATGCCGAAGCCGGCGGCCCGGTCCGCGATCTGGATGTGCGACTGCAGCCTGACCGGCTCGGAGATGGCCCAGTGGTTGTTCTGGCAGAAGAAGACCACGGGCGCCTGGAAGCTCGCCGCGAAGACCAGGGCTTCGTTGACGTCGCCCTCACTCGTGGCGCCGTCGCCGAAGTAGGCCACGGCCACCGAGTCGGCGCCGTCGTTCTGGATGCCCATGGCGTAGCCCGTGGCGTGCAGGGTCTGGGAGCCAATGATGATCTGCTGCGTTGCAACGTTCACGGTGAACGGGTCCCAGCCGGAAAGGGCGTTGCCCCGCCAGGCCCGGACGATGTCCTCCACGTTCACCCCGCGGCAGTAGGCGACGCCGTTGTCGCGGTAGCTGGGGAAGACGAAGTCGTCGTCCCGGAGGGCCCGGGCCGAGCCGATCTGCGATGCTTCCTGGCCCAGCAGCGGAGGCCAGAGGGCCAGTTGACCCTGGCGCTGAAGGGCGGTCGCCTCGGCGTCGATCCGGCGGATCACCACCATGTCTTCGTAGAGTGCGCCGAGCTGCTCGTCGCTGACATCCTGGACCCAGGAATCGAACTCGGGATGGCTGACCCGCTCACCCCCGGGGGTGATCAGCTGGACGAGGTCCCCACCGGTCCGCCTGTTTGATTCTGCGCTGTTCCCGGGGCCGCCGGCGGCGATGCCGCCCTTGCCCGCGTCGTCGGTAAACATGTTGTCCGCAACCTTCTGACGTCGTCTGACCAGTGCTCCGGAAGACTTGTGATCCCCGTGCAAGCCGGCCGCCCGGGCGCCGTTGCCCCGGATAATTGTGACCCTACTCACAATGCACAGGGGGTACAACCACCTACGAAAAAACTGAGCATTATGCCCTGCCCGGGCGGTCATGACCGTGCTAATCTTGCGCATTATGCAAACCTTGGATGGCACCGACACCCGGCTGCTTTCGGCCATGGCCCGTGATCCGCGGCGCACCGTGGTTGCCTTGGCCCAGAAGCTTGGATTGTCGCGCAATACCGTGCAGGCCCGGATGGCCCAGCTGGAGAGGAAGCACGTCTTCCTGTCTTTCGAACGGCGCATTAATCCGGCCTCGCTGGGCTACCCGCTGATGGCCTTCATTTCGGTGCACGTCCAGCAGCAGAAACTGGGCACCCTGGCGGTGGAGCTTGCGGGCATCCCGGAAATCCTGGAAGGCTATGGCCTCACCGGCTCTGCGGATCTGCTGCTGCGCGTCGTGGCCCTGGACGCCGAGGACCTGTTCCGGATCAACGGAAAGATCCTTGCCTGCGACGGCGTGGACCGGACGGATACGGCACTGGCCATGAGCGAGCTGATTCCGTTCCGGATCCAGCCGCTGCTCGAGCGGGGCTCTGCGGAAGGCTGAGCGCCCGACGGCGTGGCAACGCGCGTCTGCGGGACCCGAGGGCACGGACGAGCTCAAGATGGGCAATGTCCGCCTCAGGCTTCCGGCCTGAGCAGGGCGTACCCACGACAGGAGCTCCCGTGCGTTGCACGGGAGCTCCTGTTGTTCTGGCCGGCCGATGCCGCCGGCGTTGACGGATCTAGTGCTCGGTGGCCTTTTCGGCGCCCACACCCGTGAGGGAGCGCACTTCCATCTCGGCCTGCTTGGTGGTGTCTTCCAGCTTCTTGTCCAGCACCGTACCGAGCCAGCCCAGGAAGAAGGCGAGCGGAATGGAGACAATGCCGGGGTTGCTCAGCGGGAAGATCGCGAAGTTGGCGCCCGGGATCATTGAGGTCGTGGTCCCCGAAACCACCGGGGAGAGCGCGATCAGGATCATCGCCGAGCCAAGGCCGCCATACATGCTCCAGATGGCACCCTGCGTGGTGAAACGGCGCCAGAACAGCGAGTAGACGATCGTCGGAAGGTTGGCCGAGGCGGCCACGGCGAACGCGAGCGCCACGAGGAATGCGATGTTCTGGCCGTTCGCGAAGATGCCGCCGACGATGGCCAGGACTCCGATGACCACGACGGTCCGGCGGGCAACCTTCACCTCGGTATCGGCGTCGGCCTTGCCCTTGGCGATGACGTTGGCGTAGATGTCATGGGCAAAGGATGCCGCCGCGGTAATGGTCAGGCCGGCGACAACAGCAAGGATGGTGGCAAAAGCCACGGCCGAGATGAAGCCGAGCAGCAGCGGGCCGCCAAGGTAGAAGGCGAGCAGCGGTGCGGCCGAGTTGACCCCGCCGGGGGCCGACTTGATCGTTTCAGCACCGACCAGCGCCGCAGCGCCGTATCCGAGGACCAGCGTGAACAGGTAGAACAGGCCGATCAGCCAGATGGACCACACCACGGATTTGCGGGCTTCCTTCGCGGTCGGAACCGTGTAGAAGCGCATCAGCACGTGCGGCAGGGCGGCGGTGCCGAGGACCAGGGCGAGCCCGAGGGACATGAAGTCGAGCTTGGAGGCTTCGGACTTTCCGTACTGCAGTCCCGGGTTGAGGATCGCCGGGTTGTTTGCGGTCTCCACGGCGCCGCCGAGCAGCGCCGACAGGTTGAAGCCGTAGATCGCCAGGACCCAGAAGGTCATGACCGCGGCACCGGCGATGAGGAGGATCGCCTTGATGATCTGCACCCAGGTGGTGCCCTTCATGCCGCCGATCAGTACGTACATGATCATGAGGGCGCCGACGACGATGATGACCAGGGCCTGTCCGCCCCAATCGCTGATGCCCAGCAGCAGGGAGATCAGGCTGCCCGCACCGGCCATCTGGGCCAGGAGGTAGAAGAAGCAGACCGCAAGGGTCGAGATGGCGGCAGCGATGCGCACCGGGCGCTGCTTGAGCCGGAAGGAGAGCACATCGGCCATCGTGAACTTGCCGGTGTTGCGCAGCAGTTCGGCGACCAGCAGCAGGGCGACGAGCCAGGCGACAAGGAAGCCGATGGAGTACATGAAGCCGTCATAGCCGTTGATCGCAATCGCGCCGGTGATGCCGAGGAAGGAGGCGGCGGAGAGGTAATCGCCGGCGATGGCCGTTCCGTTCTGCGAACCGCTGAAGGAACGCCCGGCGGCGTAGTAGTCGGCCGCCGTCTTGTTGTTGCGGCTCGCGCGGAAGACGATCACCATGGTGACCGCCACGAACAGGCCGAAGATGGCCATGTTCAGCAAGGTGGTGTCTTTGAGGGCGGCGACGTCGACCGCCGCGGGAACCATTACTGTCATGTCGCTGATCCGCTCACTTGGTTGCCGTGCTGGTCAAATTCATGGCCTTCGATTTCGTGGCGGATTTCCGCGGCAATCGGGTCAAGCTTCCGGTTCGAGTAGCTGACGTACCAGCTCGTGATGGCGAACGTGGAGACGAACTGCAGCAGGCCCAGGATCAGGCCGATATTGATGTTGCCCCACACCTTGGTGGACATGAAGTCGACCGCGTAGTCGGCCAGCAGAACGTAGGCGAAGTACCAGAGCAAGAACGCTATGGCCATCGGAAAGACGAAGCTGCGGTGACGTTTGCGTAGTTCCTGGAACCGCTCCGTCGATTGGACTTCCTTGAAGTCCACGGCCGCCGCTGCGTCCGTTTCTTGGGCGTCATGACCCATCGTTCCTCCTCCTTGAGACTGGTGAGTCCACACCGGCTGCCATGGCTGCATTGGAACAGTCCTCCGCCAATGTGACTCCTATCACTGTGCACCGTGACCTGCCCAACATGCCATCTCTGCCGGACCCTGCGTCGCTCAGTGGTCCTGATGCTGCGCCCAACGGCGGTGCCGGAGCCGCACGCCACCGGTGCCCGCGCTACGCTGGCAGCATGCCGGACTCTCCGCTGTACACCGCTGCCGCCATCGCCGTGATCGCGATGGCGATCGCCGTCGTCGTGGCGGTCGGACTCAAGGTTCTCCGCTCCTTCCGGGAGCTGGGCACCGACGCGGAGCAGGCCACGTACAAGACCCTGCATGCCGCCTCCCGGGCCGGACAGCACCTGCGGACCGGCCTCAACCCCACCGGCGCGGCCAAGGCCAGCCGGCAGCTGCGCAGCCTGCTGGGCTGCGATGCGCTGGCGATCACCGACACGACGGGAGTACTCGCCTGGGACGGGGCCGGAGAGGAACTGAAGCCGGCGCTGATGGGGCTCGCGGCCCGCGTGCTCGACGGCGGCCACACCGCCGTGATCCCGGCCGGTGAGCTGCAGCTGCTGGCCGACGGCGACGCCCCCGGGAGGCTGCCGCCCGAGGCGGAGCGCGCCGTCGTGATCGCCCCGATCAAGGCCGGCGCGCGGGTGGTGGGCGTCGTGGCCGCCTTTGCCCCCTCCGCGGGCGCCGGGCTGGTGCGCGCCACGGGTGAGGTAGCCGACTGGGTAGCCACCCAGGTGGAACTGGCCGAACTCGACGCCTCGCGAACGCTCCTGATGGAGGCCGAGGTCCGGGCACTCCGGGCCCAGATCAGCCCGCACTTCATCTACAACTCGCTGAACGCGATTGCCTCCTTCATCAACACGGACCCCGTTCGGGCCCGCGAGCTCGTGGTGGAATTCGCGGACTTCACCCGCTATTCGTTCCGCCGGCACGGCGATTTCACCACCCTGGCCGAGGAACTGCGCTGCATCGACCGCTATCTACTGCTGGAACGTGCCCGGTTCGGCGACCGGGTCCAGGTGAGCCTGCGGATCGCGCCCGAAGTGCTCAGCACCGTGATCCCCTTCCTGAGCCTGCAGCCGCTCGTCGAGAACGCCGTCCGGCACGGGCTCGAAGCCAAGGAGGGTCCGGGGCACATCTCCATCACGGCCAATGACTCCGGGGCCTTTGCCGAGGTCACCATCGAGGACGACGGCGTGGGCATCGACCCGGACCAGCTCCGCTCCGTTTTGGCCGGGCACAGCGACGGCGACCACGTCGGGCTCCGCAACGTCGACGCCCGGCTGCGCCAGGTCTACGGGGAGGAGAACGGGCTCGTGATCGAAACGGCTCCCGGGGAGGGGACCCTGATCACCATGCGGGTGCCGAAATCTCAGCCCCGTCACGACGCCTGATCCTGTGCCTGATGCAGGCCAAAATGCCCTCGGCAGTAGTCTTGAACCATGATTAACGTCCTCGTGGCAGACGACGAGCTGCCCGCCGTCGAGGAACTGGCATTCCTGCTTCGAAAAGATGACCGGATCGGCAGGATCCACCGCGCCTCCTCCGGCGCTGAGGCCCTCCGGGCGCTCGCAGTCGAAGAGGTCGACGCCGTCTTCCTCGACATCCATATGCCGGCGCTGTCCGGACTCGACATCGCCCGCGCCATTTCCCGCAGCGCCCACCCGCCGGCCGTTGTGTTCGTCACGGCCGACGAGGACCGCGCGCTGGAAGCGTTCGAGCTGGCCGCGGTGGACTACCTGCTGAAGCCCGTCCGGGCGGAGCGGCTGGCAAAGTCCATCGGCCGGATCAGCGAACTGATCAAGGACGGCGCGCCGGCGCCGGAGATGATCACCGTGGACCTAGGCGGCAACACCAAGATGATCCGCCGCGAGGACGTCACCTACGTCCAGGCGCAGGGCGACTATGCCAGGCTCCACACCGCGGATGCGAGTTATCTGATCCGGGTTCCGCTGGCCGATCTCGAGCAGCAATGGTCCGACGCCGGCTTCATCCGCACGCACCGCTCCTACCTGATCGCGCTGAACCACGTCAGCCATTTGAAGCTCGCGGCGGCCCGCCCCAGCGTCACCGTGGCCGGCGCCGAGCTGCCCATCAGCCGCCGGCACCTGCCGTCGGTGCGGGAGAAGCTTGAGTCGACGCGGATCCGGCCGCAGGTATGACGCGCGTCCGCGTGACCGCACCGCGCGGTATCCCGCTGAACGGCACGGCACTGCACGGCACGGCGGTGCACGGCACGGCACTGCACGGCACGGCGGTGCCTGCCGCCCGTTCATCCGCCGATGCCCGCGACGCTGCGGAGGAATCCGACGCCGGGCAGGTCTTCGTCCGCTCGCTGATCCGCTCCCAGCTGCGGCTGGGTCTCGTTGTGGCTGGCGGGTTCCTGCTGATCCTGCTCGCCTTTCCGCTCATGCTCGGGCTGGTTCCCGGGCTGGCGCAGTCGACGATCGCGGGCCTGCCGTTCGACTGGGTCCTCCTGGGGGCCGGGATCTACCCCGTGATCGGCCTCAGCGCTTGGCTCTACGTGCGGACCGCGGCCCGGAACGAGGCCCGCTACCGGGACCTGGCCGGGGACAAGTGAGGCGCCGGTGAACCCGGTCGTCGGCATCGCGGCGTTCGCCGGCGTCTCGCTGGCGACGGCGGTAATCGGTTTCTATGGCCTCCGGATCTCACGCACCACCGGGGATTTCTACGTGGCTTCGCGCACAGTCCGGCCCTGGTGGAACGCCTCGGCGATCGGC harbors:
- a CDS encoding cation acetate symporter produces the protein MTVMVPAAVDVAALKDTTLLNMAIFGLFVAVTMVIVFRASRNNKTAADYYAAGRSFSGSQNGTAIAGDYLSAASFLGITGAIAINGYDGFMYSIGFLVAWLVALLLVAELLRNTGKFTMADVLSFRLKQRPVRIAAAISTLAVCFFYLLAQMAGAGSLISLLLGISDWGGQALVIIVVGALMIMYVLIGGMKGTTWVQIIKAILLIAGAAVMTFWVLAIYGFNLSALLGGAVETANNPAILNPGLQYGKSEASKLDFMSLGLALVLGTAALPHVLMRFYTVPTAKEARKSVVWSIWLIGLFYLFTLVLGYGAAALVGAETIKSAPGGVNSAAPLLAFYLGGPLLLGFISAVAFATILAVVAGLTITAAASFAHDIYANVIAKGKADADTEVKVARRTVVVIGVLAIVGGIFANGQNIAFLVALAFAVAASANLPTIVYSLFWRRFTTQGAIWSMYGGLGSAMILIALSPVVSGTTTSMIPGANFAIFPLSNPGIVSIPLAFFLGWLGTVLDKKLEDTTKQAEMEVRSLTGVGAEKATEH
- a CDS encoding DUF485 domain-containing protein gives rise to the protein MGHDAQETDAAAAVDFKEVQSTERFQELRKRHRSFVFPMAIAFLLWYFAYVLLADYAVDFMSTKVWGNINIGLILGLLQFVSTFAITSWYVSYSNRKLDPIAAEIRHEIEGHEFDQHGNQVSGSAT
- a CDS encoding histidine kinase, whose product is MPDSPLYTAAAIAVIAMAIAVVVAVGLKVLRSFRELGTDAEQATYKTLHAASRAGQHLRTGLNPTGAAKASRQLRSLLGCDALAITDTTGVLAWDGAGEELKPALMGLAARVLDGGHTAVIPAGELQLLADGDAPGRLPPEAERAVVIAPIKAGARVVGVVAAFAPSAGAGLVRATGEVADWVATQVELAELDASRTLLMEAEVRALRAQISPHFIYNSLNAIASFINTDPVRARELVVEFADFTRYSFRRHGDFTTLAEELRCIDRYLLLERARFGDRVQVSLRIAPEVLSTVIPFLSLQPLVENAVRHGLEAKEGPGHISITANDSGAFAEVTIEDDGVGIDPDQLRSVLAGHSDGDHVGLRNVDARLRQVYGEENGLVIETAPGEGTLITMRVPKSQPRHDA
- a CDS encoding LytTR family DNA-binding domain-containing protein, whose translation is MINVLVADDELPAVEELAFLLRKDDRIGRIHRASSGAEALRALAVEEVDAVFLDIHMPALSGLDIARAISRSAHPPAVVFVTADEDRALEAFELAAVDYLLKPVRAERLAKSIGRISELIKDGAPAPEMITVDLGGNTKMIRREDVTYVQAQGDYARLHTADASYLIRVPLADLEQQWSDAGFIRTHRSYLIALNHVSHLKLAAARPSVTVAGAELPISRRHLPSVREKLESTRIRPQV